Proteins from a genomic interval of Calypte anna isolate BGI_N300 chromosome 6, bCalAnn1_v1.p, whole genome shotgun sequence:
- the RHOBTB1 gene encoding rho-related BTB domain-containing protein 1 isoform X5, translated as MWYQEIKHFCPRTPVILVGCQLDLRYADLEAVNRARRPLARPIKRGDILPPEKGREVAKELGIPYYETSVFDQFGIKDVFDNAIRAALISRRHLQFWKSHLKKVQKPLLQAPFLPPKAPPPVIKIPECPIPSMNEAGYLLDSPLCADVMFVLQEQDCIFAHKIYLATSSSKFYDLFLMECEESPDLDETQCNKENTKKDFLTSHPETNGDSDDTSLKSADVKTPPPESTDSLNMPEPEPGETSSAARSLSSWGKGFVSVHKEMQVNPVSNRMCPVTVVKMDSSVQAGPFKTVLQFLYTGQLDENEKDLSRLAQIAEILEVFDLRMMVENIMNKEAFMNQEITKAFHVRKANRIKECLCKGTFSDVTFKLDDGTINAHKPLLICSCEWMSAMFGGSFIESSNSEVVLPNINKTSMQAVLDYLYTKQLTTSQELDTLELIALANRFCLPHLVALAEQHGVQELTKASMSGVVIDGEVLSYLELAQFHNAHQLAAWCLHYICTNYNSVCSKFRKEIKAKSAADNQEYFERHRWPPVWYLKEEDHYQRVKKEREKEDVALNKHHSKRKWCFWNPSAVVA; from the exons ATGTGGTATCAAGAAATCAAGCACTTCTGTCCCCGCACCCCTGTGATTCTGGTGGGCTGCCAGCTCGATCTACGCTATGCAGATCTTGAGGCTGTTAACAGAGCCAGAAGGCCTTTGGCAAG GCCAATAAAAAGAGGAGATATATTGCCAccagaaaaaggcagagaggtTGCTAAGGAACTTGGGATACCATACTATGAAACAAGTGTGTTTGACCAGTTTGGGATTAAAGATGTGTTTGACAATGCAATTAGAGCTGCCTTGATCTCCAGAAGACACCTGCAGTTCTGGAAATCTCATTTGAAGAAGGTCCAAAAACCTTTGCTTCAGGCTCCATTCCTACCTCCAAAAGCCCCTCCTCCAGTCATCAAAATCCCTGAGTGTCCCATACCAAGCATGAATGAAGCTGGATATTTATTGGACAGCCCACTGTGTGCAGATGTTATGTTTGTTCTCCAGGAGCAGGACTGCATTTTTGCTCACAAGATTTACCTAGCTACCTCCTCTTCAAAGTTTTATGACCTCTTCTTAATGGAATGTGAGGAAAGTCCAGACTTGGATGAAACACAGTGTAataaggaaaacacaaaaaaagattttctaaCAAGTCACCCTGAGACAAATGGTGACAGTGATGACACATCCTTGAAATCTGCTGATGTTAAAACTCCTCCACCAGAAAGTACTGACTCTTTAAACATGCCAGAACCTGAACCTGGTGAAACAAGTTCTGCAGCAAGATCTCTGTCATCCTGGGGAAAGGGGTTTGTTAGTGTGCATAAGGAAATGCAAGTGAATCCTGTATCAAATAGGATGTGTCCTGTAACTGTGGTAAAAATGGATTCATCTGTGCAGGCTGGaccttttaaaactgttttgcagtttttataCACAGGGCAACtggatgaaaatgaaaaagatctCTCAAGACTGGCTCAGATTGCTGAAATCTTGGAAGTATTTGATTTGAGAATGATGGTGGAGAATATTATGAATAAAGAAGCCTTCATGAATCAAGAGATCACTAAAGCATTTCATGTCAGGAAAGCTAATCGGATAAAAGAGTGCCTTTGCAAAGGGACATTTTCTG ATGTGACGTTTAAATTGGATGACGGAACCATAAATGCCCACAAGCCACTTCTGATTTGTAGCTGTGAATGGATGTCTGCTATGTTTGGAGGATCATTTATTGAAAGCTCAAACAGTGAG GTAGTTCTACCCAACATAAACAAGACTTCCATGCAAGCTGTTTTAGATTACTTGTATACCAAGCAGCTGACCACCAGTCAGGAACTGGACACACTTGAATTAATTGCATTGGCAAATAGGTtttgcctccctcacctggTTGCACTAGCAG AACAACATGGAGTACAAGAGCTGACAAAAGCCTCCATGAGTGGCGTTGTAATAGATGGAGAAGTACTGTCCTATCTGGAACTGGCTCAG tttcaCAATGCTCACCAGCTGGCAGCCTGGTGCTTGCACTACATCTGCACCAATTATAACAGCGTTTGCTCCAAATTCCGCAAGGAAATCAAAGCTAAATCTGCAG CAGATAATCAGGAGTATTTTGAGAGGCACCGCTGGCCACCTGTGTGGTATTTAAAGGAAGAAGATCACTACCAGCGAGttaagaaggaaagagaaaaggaagatgttGCACTGAATAAACACCATTCAAAGAGGAAGTGGTGCTTCTGGAATCCCTCTGCTGTAGTTGCCTGA